In the genome of Epinephelus lanceolatus isolate andai-2023 chromosome 18, ASM4190304v1, whole genome shotgun sequence, one region contains:
- the gaa gene encoding lysosomal alpha-glucosidase, translated as MGLSTNVAVAVLLLNLTCLCLSNHETRVVRSVSAMQSKTKAHERLVNNTVTLQNNVVHPESSTDTDISRDSKCTMAPESRFDCARDRVLSQAECEERGCCYVPLPNSAGPPTCFYPTLYPGYEMGPLTPTRRGQEATLTRATPSYLPRDISTLHLEIIEETAGCLHITLKDPSSQRYEVKLPAGVPESKADTQEALYTTEYHSDPFGLIVRRKSNGRVIVNTTVAPLLFADQYLQLSTALASPLVSGLGEHYTSLLLDLNWTSLTLWNRDTAPHANANLYGSHPFYIVQEDDGLAHGVFLLNSNAIEVTLQPTPALTWVAIGGVLDLYVFLGPDPQSVIRQYLQVIGYPMMPPYWSLGFHLCRWGYTTTKTTRRVAQRMHDAEFPMDVQWNDLDYANKRRVFTFDPWRFGDLPEMVEEFHKGGMKYILILDPGISSTSPPGTYSPFDDGLKRDVFIKNATGHVLIGKVWPGPTAFPDFTNPETRCWWEDCIRDFHSKVPVDGLWIDMNEPASFVQGSVEGCPDNDLEHPPYTPRVVGGQLNSGTLCMSAQQKLSTHYNLHNMYGLTEAYATHSALVKVREKRPFVLSRCSFPGIGRFSGVWTGDVRSDWEQLRFSIPAVLQFNLFGVPLVGADICGFEGNTTEELCVRWMQLGAFYPFMRNHNDNLNTPQEPYVFGRKAQAAMRSALNLRYSLLPFLYTLFHHAHTSADTVARPLFMEFPADPNCQTIDRQFLWGSSLLISPVLEQGAVELAAYLPPGTWYSLHNGQPFYSKGQYLLLPAPLDTINIHVREGHIIPQQEPALTTAASRKNPFFLTVALSAGGWAWGDLFWDDGDSLDTFEMGNYCYIIFIAGQSQVVSDPFRLNGALDGLVLGGLQVFGVPSPPLYVLANGDKVRDFTYRSDTKVLTVTSLALPMSEVFKVQWAL; from the exons ATGGGTCTGTCGACTAATGTAGCTGTAGCCGTGCTCCTCCTCAACCTAACATGTTTGTGCTTGTCTAACCATGAGACCAGAGTGGTTAGATCAGTCAGTGCCATGCAAAGTAAAACCAAAGCACATGAAAGACTTGTTAATAATACAGTAACACTACAGAACAATGTTGTCCACCCAGAAAGCTCCACAGACACTGATATTTCTAGAGACAGTAAATGCACCATGGCTCCAGAGAGTAGGTTTGACTGTGCCAGGGACAGGGTGCTCAGCCAGGCAGAGTGTGAGGAGAGGGGATGCTGCTATGTCCCACTGCCTAACTCTGCAGGACCACCTACGTGCTTCTACCCCACTTTGTACCCTGGCTACGAAATGGGTCCCCTCACTCCCACCAGGCGAGGCCAGGAGGCTACCCTGACTCGTGCAACCCCCTCATATCTCCCCAGAGATATCTCCACTCTGCACCTAGAAATCATAGAAGAGACTGCAGGCTGCTTACACATCACT TTAAAGGACCCATCGTCTCAGCGATACGAGGTGAAACTCCCAGCTGGTGTTCCTGAGAGCAAAGCTGACACCCAAGAAGCCCTCTACACCACTGAATACCATTCTGACCCATTTGGCCTCATAGTGCGGCGAAAGTCTAATGGAAGGGTGAT TGTGAATACCACGGTAGCTCCGCTGCTGTTTGCTGACCAGTACCTGCAGCTGTCCACCGCACTGGCCTCTCCCCTTGTGTCTGGCCTTGGGGAGCATTacacctccctcctcctggACCTTAACTGGACTTCTCTGACACTGTGGAACCGAGACACGGCGCCACAT GCTAATGCTAACCTCTACGGCTCCCACCCATTCTACATAGTACAGGAGGACGACGGCTTGGCACATGGAGTTTTCCTTCTCAACAGCAATGCAATCG AGGTGACGTTGCAGCCGACCCCTGCTCTCACCTGGGTGGCGATCGGTGGAGTCCTGGACCTGTACGTTTTCTTGGGTCCTGACCCTCAAAGCGTAATACGACAGTACCTCCAGGTCATTG GGTATCCCATGATGCCTCCCTATTGGTCGTTGGGCTTTCATCTGTGTCGCTGGGGTTACACGACCACTAAGACAACCCGGCGTGTGGCACAGCGCATGCACGATGCAGAATTCCCCATG GATGTGCAGTGGAATGATCTGGACTATGCAAATAAGCGCAGGGTGTTCACCTTTGACCCCTGGCGATTTGGGGACCTCCCAGAGATGGTGGAGGAATTCCATAAGGGAGGCATGAAGTACATCCTTATCCTG GACCCGGGGATCAGCAGCACCAGCCCTCCTGGAACTTACTCGCCTTTTGATGATGGACTGAAACGAGACGTCTTTATTAAAAATGCCACAGGACACGTACTGATAGGGAAG GTTTGGCCGGGCCCAACAGCCTTCCCTGACTTCACCAACCCAGAGACCAGATGCTGGTGGGAGGACTGCATCAGagattttcattctaaagttcCTGTGGACGGTCTGTGGATT GATATGAATGAACCAGCCAGTTTTGTGCAGGGCTCAGTGGAGGGCTGTCCTGACAATGATCTTGAGCACCCACCCTACACGCCCA GGGTGGTTGGAGGCCAGTTGAACTCGGGAACTCTTTGCATGTCGGCTCAGCAGAAGCTGTCCACTCACTACAACCTGCACAATATGTACGGACTGACAGAAGCCTATGCCACGCACAg TGCTCTTGTGAAAGTACGAGAGAAGAGACCCTTCGTCCTGTCTCGTTGCTCTTTCCCTGGCATCGGACGCTTCTCTGGAGTGTGGACAGGAGACGTCAGGAGCGACTGGGAGCAGCTTCGATTCTCCATCCCAG CGGTGCTGCAGTTCAACCTGTTCGGGGTGCCCCTGGTGGGGGCAGACATCTGTGGCTTTGAAGGAAACACCACTGAGGAGCTGTGTGTGCGCTGGATGCAGCTCGGGGCCTTCTACCCATTCATGAGAAACCACAATGACAACCTGAACACt CCTCAGGAGCCCTATGTATTTGGACGGAAGGCCCAGGCAGCCATGCGGAGTGCTCTGAACCTTCGTTACTCCCTCCTCCCGTTCCTCTACACACTCTTTCATCATGCACACACGTCTGCTGACACTGTGGCCAGACCTCTCTTCATGGA GTTTCCTGCTGACCCTAACTGTCAGACCATAGACCGTCAGTTTCTGTGGGGGAGTTCACTCCTCATTAGCCCAGTGTTAGAGCAAGGGGCAGTAGAGCTGGCTGCTTACCTGCCCCCTGGCACTTGGTACAGCCTGCACAAT GGTCAGCCTTTCTACAGTAAGGGTCAGTACCTGCTCCTGCCCGCCCCTCTGGACACCATCAACATCCATGTGAGAGAAGGACACATTATCCCCCAGCAG GAACCTGCTTTGACAACCGCAGCCTCACGCAAGAACCCTTTCTTCTTGACGGTGGCTCTGTCAGCGGGCGGCTGGGCCTGGGGCGACTTGTTCTGGGATGACGGGGACAGTCTGGACACCTTTGAAATGGGAAATTATTGTTACATTATCTTCATTGCTGGACAG TCTCAGGTGGTGAGTGATCCCTTCAGACTGAATGGGGCCCTGGATGGTCTGGTGCTGGGAGGGCTGCAGGTGTTCGGGGTGCCCTCACCACCCTTGTATGTGTTAGCCAATGGGGACAAAGTCAGGGATTTTACGTACCGCAGTGACACCAAG GTTTTGACAGTGACCAGCCTGGCCTTGCCCATGTCAGAGGTGTTCAAAGTCCAGTGGGCTCTCTGA